One window of the Labilibaculum sp. genome contains the following:
- a CDS encoding DNA-3-methyladenine glycosylase I, whose protein sequence is MTVTRCKWAGDDPLYCDYHDNKWGAPLHDDKMLFEFLILEGAQAGLSWITILRKRENYRKAFDNFDPNIIVNYTQNKVDELLQNEGIIRNKLKIISAIKNAKAFLEVQEEFGSFDKYIWSFTDGKTIQNHWASLSEVPVSTPESDAMSKDLKKRGFKFVGPTICYAFMQATGMVNDHTTDCFRYKEV, encoded by the coding sequence ATGACTGTAACAAGATGCAAATGGGCTGGCGACGATCCATTGTATTGCGATTATCACGATAACAAGTGGGGAGCACCCTTGCACGATGATAAGATGCTGTTTGAATTTCTTATTTTGGAAGGAGCACAAGCTGGTTTAAGTTGGATTACCATTTTACGAAAGCGAGAAAACTACCGCAAAGCTTTCGATAATTTCGATCCAAATATTATTGTGAATTATACTCAGAATAAAGTAGATGAATTACTTCAAAATGAAGGCATTATTCGAAACAAACTGAAAATTATTTCTGCTATAAAAAATGCTAAGGCATTTCTTGAGGTTCAAGAAGAATTCGGCAGTTTCGACAAATATATATGGAGCTTTACGGATGGAAAAACCATTCAGAATCATTGGGCAAGTCTATCTGAAGTTCCTGTCTCTACACCCGAATCGGATGCCATGAGCAAAGATTTAAAAAAGAGAGGTTTCAAATTTGTTGGTCCAACCATTTGTTATGCTTTTATGCAGGCAACCGGAATGGTAAACGATCATACTACGGATTGCTTTCGCTACAAAGAAGTGTAA